In one window of Thermodesulfobacteriota bacterium DNA:
- a CDS encoding ATP-binding cassette domain-containing protein, with translation MNPVVEVKDLFKHYQVRSSFWGGKDHVLQAVAGVNLTIMPGEILGLVGESGCGKSTLGRLILKLEEPASGQVFYKGRDITSLSHRQMRNLRRDMQIIFQDPYSSLNPRRNIFDIVAEPFIIHKLCPGRTELVEKVTHILREVGIGEDQIYRYPHEFSGGQRQRIGIARALALNPEFIVADEAVSSLDVSIQAQVINLLLDLKNKFNLTYLFIAHDLQVVHYLSTRIAVMYLGKIVEIIDKNLLGQVPHHPYTEALLAAAPSPDPTRRQKRIVLEGDPPSPLNIPSGCPFHPRCPYRKDICTTDKPLWHEAGQRQWLSCHIR, from the coding sequence ATGAACCCAGTGGTTGAAGTCAAAGACCTATTTAAACATTATCAGGTGCGGAGCAGCTTCTGGGGCGGGAAAGACCACGTCTTACAGGCCGTGGCCGGCGTTAACCTTACCATCATGCCGGGCGAGATATTAGGGTTGGTGGGTGAAAGCGGCTGCGGCAAATCCACATTAGGCCGCCTCATACTGAAACTGGAGGAACCTGCCTCAGGCCAGGTCTTTTATAAAGGCCGGGATATCACATCGCTATCCCATAGACAGATGCGGAATTTGCGCAGGGATATGCAGATCATATTCCAGGATCCCTACTCGTCGCTTAATCCACGCCGAAACATATTCGATATTGTGGCCGAACCGTTCATAATCCATAAGCTCTGCCCCGGCAGGACAGAACTGGTCGAAAAAGTTACCCATATACTTAGGGAAGTAGGTATTGGTGAAGATCAGATATATCGTTATCCGCATGAATTCAGCGGCGGACAAAGGCAGAGGATCGGTATCGCCCGCGCCTTAGCCCTGAATCCGGAATTCATCGTGGCGGACGAAGCGGTCTCTTCCCTGGACGTCTCGATACAGGCCCAGGTAATCAATCTCCTTCTCGACCTCAAGAACAAATTCAACCTTACCTATCTCTTTATCGCCCATGACCTTCAGGTCGTACATTATCTGAGCACCCGCATCGCCGTCATGTATCTCGGAAAGATCGTGGAAATAATAGACAAAAATCTCCTCGGACAGGTACCCCACCACCCCTATACCGAGGCCCTCTTGGCGGCCGCCCCTTCTCCTGACCCTACCCGCCGTCAAAAGCGTATAGTTTTAGAGGGAGACCCTCCCAGCCCCTTAAATATTCCATCAGGCTGTCCCTTTCACCCCCGCTGTCCGTACCGAAAGGACATCTGTACGACGGATAAACCCCTCTGGCACGAAGCCGGCCAGAGGCAGTGGCTCTCCTGCCATATCCGGTAA